The Pasteuria penetrans genome segment TTCACGTATTTGATTATGGGTGGGGTTGGTTCCCTGTTTTTCCTCATGGCCCTGTTCATGTTTCTGGTTTATTTTGAGAGCCTGGACATGGAAGTCATTTCTGACAAGTTACGCCAGGTTGCGGCCCTCAGGGGTGTACCCGAGTTACCCGAGCATTTGCGAGCGGGATACGAGGGGTTGTTGGAAACGTTTTTTTGGTTGGTTCTGATTGGTTTGGCTGTAAAGTTACCCGTCGTTCCTTTTCATACATGGATGGTGCGCACCCACATGGAGGCCCCCCTACCCGTGGTGTTGATTCACTCTGGGGTTTTACTCAAGTTGGGTGCCTACGGTTTTTATCGTTTCATTTACAATGCCTTTCCTACGATGTTAGATCGTTATTCCCATTGGCTTGTCATCGCAGGATTGGTCAACCTATTGTACGGTGCGTTCGTTGCGTTGTCGGCACGGAAGGTAAGGATGTTGTATGGTACGCCGGTTGCGTTGTCGGCACGGAAGGGTTTTTCTTGGTCCTCGCAGGGGGCTAGGAAGATCATGGCTTATGCTAGTTTGAGCCACATGGGGATCGTGTTGATGGGTATTGGTTCCCTCAACAGCATGGGTGTAGAGGGTTCTTTGTATCAGTTGGTGGGGCATGGCCTGACGGCAGCTTTCGCTTTTCTGCTGATTTTGTACCTTGAAGGGCGGTTGGAAACCACGTACCTACGGGAGTGGGATGGTCTAGGTGCAGCGTTGCCACGTTTTGCGGTGGGTATGCGCTTTCTTGCTCTTGCCTTGCTAGGTTTGCCGGGTTTAGCAGGTTTCGTGGGTGAGGTGTTGGTGTTTTCGGGTGTGATACAAACGTATCCCACGGTTTTTCCATGGGTCCTAGTGGGGTTTGTGTTGGCGGCGGCCTATGCTTTGCGACTGGCGGTGCGTCCCACGTTTGGTCGTCCTCCTGTAGTAAACCGAACCTATGGTTCGGACCTAGCCGGAAATGAGAGGGTCTGGTTGATGATTCTGGGTGGTTTGATCCTGCTGCTGGGTCTCTGGCCGGATCTGCTTCTTCATTGGTTTCGTCCCGTTGTCGAAACATTTTTTTCTCCAACGGATCGTTGATATGGAGATTCAACCCCCGGGGATGGTTTTCATTCCAATGTGAAGGGGGATTTCCTTTAGCTAAGGGGGGGTGGTTTGTACGTGAAGGGGTCTTGGTGGGATATTTCATGGCTCCATGTATTGTCGCCCTTGCTCGTAGTGGTGGCGGGGGTAACGCTTGTTTTACTGCTCACGTTGATGGATAAGCGTTCCTCCGGCCGGGGTACTGCGTTTCGTTGGGTTGGACTGAGTTCGTTGTTGTTCTCCCTGGGTCTTGTCCTAGCACGGAGTGGAGCTCCGATTGAGTCGATATTGGCTCGTTCGTATCGTTGGGACACCCCTACTATGGTTTTTACGGCCGCTCTACTGGTGATTGCGATCGTTTCCCTGTTGTTCTCTTTGCATGAGACCCTTGCGTGGGAAGGTGAATGGGTGGCCACGCTCCTCTGTGCGGTGGTGGGTGGTTGTTTGGCTATCGGGGCTACGGATTTCATTTCTCTGTTTGTCAGTCTAGAGTTATTTGGTTTGTCAACCTACATTCTGGTGGGTTTGCAGAAGGGAAATAGGTTCACCATGGAGGCCGCGTGGAAGTACTTGATCACAGGTGGTGTGGCTACGGCTGTTTTCTTGTACGGTGTTTCCTTTATGGTAGGTCCTGCAGGGGAAACGGGTTTCAGTTCCTTTTATACTTACATTTTGGTAATGTTGCAAAGCGGTGCTAAGGGTTCCATGGCT includes the following:
- a CDS encoding complex I subunit 4 family protein, which produces MDRSLVDVAAWNLPTLAWCIPLLGALFVFCCPKRWQAVLHRVTSCWMLLPFSVVAAMAMVLFSAGAGFYFEKQFFWDSLQLGISSLPITYHVGVDGISLPLLLLAVVLFPIAAMVSRSVRGVTRGYYGLLLVLQSCTLGALVAKDALLFFLFLEGTLLCMFFLIGKFGYLYRERAAFTYLIMGGVGSLFFLMALFMFLVYFESLDMEVISDKLRQVAALRGVPELPEHLRAGYEGLLETFFWLVLIGLAVKLPVVPFHTWMVRTHMEAPLPVVLIHSGVLLKLGAYGFYRFIYNAFPTMLDRYSHWLVIAGLVNLLYGAFVALSARKVRMLYGTPVALSARKGFSWSSQGARKIMAYASLSHMGIVLMGIGSLNSMGVEGSLYQLVGHGLTAAFAFLLILYLEGRLETTYLREWDGLGAALPRFAVGMRFLALALLGLPGLAGFVGEVLVFSGVIQTYPTVFPWVLVGFVLAAAYALRLAVRPTFGRPPVVNRTYGSDLAGNERVWLMILGGLILLLGLWPDLLLHWFRPVVETFFSPTDR